One segment of Aquimarina sp. BL5 DNA contains the following:
- a CDS encoding antirestriction protein, whose translation MEKPVISFENYNDAILQVSIKSLPKILQKGHQFFIEAKDFYHQEPEIKETIDIYLKQLNAYLSVQENLIKNNASISFIRTFLDMHSTIKSKNELKSFIYALQKAVSKKEITKNDPYAMHIDKLQHKLIKQHNEMILQEQVKIIINRKWRSELKTIVNQNPTVGLSGIEYMVSKENKNIPITDTKNNILFTSFDQQPLTSTTPTFRLPGAMGELLGDLEKFELAITIEGDQGGGKTRFTYQLADAFAEMGNNVAIFTLEIGGKSDLITRMKNEYLSPQNRNRISRADRLPNGYNTITSAVGTFDVIIIDSWNKTGLPSQDFDRLRKQYPDTIFIVIFQRTTQKTIRGGTAPLYDAGINIEVIKVDDTFQNNYAVTSKNRYGITGIKYNISTKQIIGAAETNPELEEQPQKAMV comes from the coding sequence ATGGAAAAACCCGTTATTTCATTTGAAAATTACAACGATGCTATCCTTCAGGTCAGCATTAAATCATTACCAAAGATCCTGCAAAAAGGACATCAATTCTTTATAGAAGCCAAAGACTTTTATCACCAAGAACCAGAAATCAAAGAAACTATTGACATCTATCTGAAGCAGTTGAACGCATATCTATCTGTTCAAGAAAACTTGATTAAGAATAATGCTTCTATTTCCTTTATCAGGACTTTTCTAGATATGCATAGCACCATTAAATCTAAAAATGAATTAAAGAGCTTCATTTATGCATTACAAAAAGCAGTATCTAAAAAAGAAATCACCAAAAATGATCCTTATGCTATGCACATAGATAAGTTACAACATAAATTGATCAAACAGCATAATGAAATGATCCTGCAGGAACAGGTAAAAATTATCATCAATCGCAAATGGCGATCTGAACTTAAAACTATTGTGAATCAAAACCCAACAGTGGGTTTATCAGGTATTGAGTATATGGTTTCTAAAGAGAATAAAAACATCCCTATTACCGATACCAAGAATAATATATTGTTTACGTCATTTGATCAACAGCCCTTGACCAGCACTACCCCTACGTTTCGATTACCTGGAGCAATGGGAGAACTGTTGGGAGATTTAGAAAAGTTTGAATTAGCTATCACCATTGAAGGTGATCAAGGAGGTGGTAAAACAAGATTTACATATCAACTAGCAGATGCATTTGCTGAAATGGGAAATAATGTTGCCATTTTCACTTTGGAGATCGGCGGTAAATCAGACTTGATCACCAGGATGAAAAATGAATACCTTAGTCCACAAAATAGAAATCGTATCTCTAGAGCAGACAGGCTTCCCAATGGATACAATACAATTACAAGTGCCGTTGGTACATTTGATGTTATTATTATCGATAGTTGGAATAAAACGGGATTACCTTCACAAGACTTTGACCGCTTACGAAAGCAGTATCCGGATACTATCTTTATTGTCATTTTTCAGCGTACCACTCAGAAAACTATTCGTGGAGGAACAGCACCTTTATACGATGCTGGGATCAATATTGAAGTAATCAAAGTAGATGATACCTTCCAGAATAATTATGCTGTTACTTCCAAGAATAGATATGGCATTACTGGAATCAAATACAATATTTCTACCAAACAAATTATCGGAGCTGCAGAGACTAATCCAGAATTAGAAGAACAACCTCAAAAAGCAATGGTATGA